cctctagctttcaaggtaaaccacactttgcccatgggcaatttattttcatttgttcttGGGTTAAACGACATATAATCGATgggattgaagacatgacgaatctccgtcgatgacattgTCAACTTGGTTTAGATTTGACGAAAAACTATTTTTGgtgggaaaattcttagctcttgcgtataaaTTGCattgacctcgattggggggcgtcgtctctatgagcgaatgtgattggctgtttttgggatatatgGCAcgactaaaataattatgggaaagccattaatggcgtacgtttcattggactaggtgccgtatgtGTGTGTGaatttaaatgctcattgctggtgagaatatgattatttcacatattgccAGTCCTggtgattgtgttgattgagattgTAGTGAAGCGAGcgttcactacacaaggcctccacgtgcgcgggTTGGGAGTGCTAAACATTAGACTGatgcacacacaaacacacgctcatacagacttctatatggtgatgctgtaacgctgcttggcgcgtgcacgttgtgtatgataacaggctgaataattgtcgtagcagaagatgagcgctgtgttttctgtttgatagaatttgtaatacgttgtaatttcttgtgacatgaaaatgctaagcagcaaactataggtataggtcgaggtctgaatattgtaatggtaaattccaggatttaaaacgatttaatactacgccccggtgttttagcttccgcggccatacattggaagaggttttgtttccaagacccaatattcagccaccctctgatatgtaacatcatatgaattttatttgaatattttttcatgttgtgaaaaatagttttttgaaaatataaaatagtttccctgccgctAGGGTACCCTAAAAAATTTTGGAtgtagaccataaacaaatgtttatctttggtcttatttgactacaaaataattctttaagaaagataaaatacaatataaacttctagaactttgaagtcacggattaaaaagatttttcaagcagtGCCCTTAAGGTCGGCCTTGCTACAgcttgcgactcactgcgaccgccatcgacgatcgcgtcgcaacgactcaccgacctacgctaccttgcgactgccagcgacgggttgcgactgccagcgacgccagtcgcaatgagtcgcacatgttctactttctgcgacgcgaccgTCGCAACCGACCTGCGTGCTATTGCGACTGGCagcaactagtcgcacacagtcgctgacaaccgcatcgcaaccgacttgcgcGGCCAGTTGTGACGCaacgcgacgatcgcgtcgcgtcgcaaggccgacctacgcccggctttacTCCAAACAAACTCTAGCTTTCACCAAGCTCTAGCTAACCACACTTCACCCATGGGCAACTTATATTTTGAGCAACAGGACCTTTGGTCCTCTAGTATAAAATCAGACAGCTAattgcaaaaaatatcaaattactgAGAAACAGATATCATGAGAAAAAAGGTAATTAATTACATACAATCTGAATCACTGAGGACGAAATTTAGCTGGTAGTTGGTTGTTTAAATACATTGAGAATAAATCAACCATGTTCAAATGACCCATGTTCAAATAATTGTTGATTGAGAGAGGTGTTGTGCTTTGATTAATAGTGCtttaattttcattagatTAACATCTAAATCCAAAGATCctttaaaattttgaatttctgttCACCTTAAGCAACCTGACAAACATGGAAATTTGAAAGATGTTGACCGATTGCTGAAGTCTAAAGTTTATGCTCCTTGACCCTTAGGGTTGCTGCTAGATATTAAAACTCCCAAAAACGTTCTCaaatttgataagatttgtattactcattagaaaatcagATTGGCTCTGTTTCTGCTTCTACggattttcaacaatttttctatttttaaatGATATCTTTTGCACCAAGGCGTCGttactattttctaaatgcaTTCAACCaataatatgaaattgaataaaatattcacaaatcTTGTATTGAAAAGAACATCTATTTTTCAGGAGAAATGTTCGAATTCAGGATATATAATTAATGTCGCTGTTTGTATTTTATCGATTCAGATTTTGGGAACTCAGCGCCAATGACTGCCAAAGTGGATGTGGATGAATCAAAAGTGTTCGCAGATCAGTTCCTAGACAACGGTTCGCCTGAAGATGATAGCATATTTGACGGCGGCGCCACTAGTACCATGTTCGACGTGCCCGAGGAGACGTGCGAGTCCATACCGAAGTTCGACAACACAGAACCCGATAAATTAATATACCGGTGTTTCCAGTGCGGGCAGGATTTCGAAACGCGTGTTGAAATCATGATCCACATCCGTTCGCACTCAGAGGTTCCGATACACGACATTTGTCAACACTGCGGGCAAGCGTGTGTCAGTGCCGACGAGATGCGCGAACATGCGGCTACATGCGTCGCACCGGCCGCGGCTGCGTTGCGCCGCACAGCATCACGCAAACGCGAGAAAACTGCGTACACATGTACAGTGTGCGGAGAGCGCTACCAGAGTCTGATGTACTACCGTCGCCATATGGCAAACCAACACGACGTTGTCGTTCCCTATACTTGTAAAAAATGCGGCGCTGAATTCGCAACAAATGTCGATAAAATGCTGCACCTGCGCACACACCAGGCAGATGATGCGCACCAGTGCCGGCACTGTGGGAAAACGTTCAAGTTCCAGTCATTGTTGTTTGCGCACATCGACATGTACCATGCGAAGATCATGATAAAAAATGAGAATAACGAATATGTTGTCAATGAGCAGgcattgaatatcaaaatGGATGACGGCGCTGCGGTCGCAGCCTCACCGGTCATCGGGCGCCCGGTGGTATCGTCGGACAATGTCGAGAATGTGCCTGTGATAGAGGGTGCTGCTGCTGACACAGCTGAACCGACGACCGCTGAGATATTCGGACAGGAAGTGCCAGTTTCGcgaattgatatcaaatcagAGACGAATACCGAAGAGAACGAACAGGAGGAGGTCGCAATGGAAACAGCGAGTAGTGCCGACCTAGAGGGTGATAATGAGAATGTAATTGAAGACGGAGTTGTAAAGGAAGAAGGAGAGGTCAATGACAGTGAAGTGGAAATAGAGGACAACGATGAGAAGGATGATGGCGATGAAGATGAGGGAGAGGATGAGATGGATGATTATGTTTATAACAGTGATGATGAAGACTCTGAGGATGAGATGTTTTGTCCGATCAAACAAGTTGAGAATGTGAATTTGAACAACGTGGAAGACCTCGaggaaatcaaaatgaaaatgcgGCAAAATCTATGCCCGAAGTGTGGCGCTTACTTGAAAAAGATGGCTGATCTGCGACGGCATTACCAGGTGAACCACGGTTTGAATTTGCCATATTTCTGTTCGCTGTGCAATGACAGCGCATTTGCGACCGCGCGCCACTACAACAATCATAATGTCGTCGTCCACAACAACACGAGCGCAGTCGACACTGACATACTGACGCCGGCTTCGCGAAAACGTAACGCCGACCGCGCGCCAATTCAATGTGATATTTGCAAGCGCAAGTTCTCGCGTTGGACGCTTTTGCGGAGTCACTATCTGACGGCGCATGGTGTCAAAATGCAGTATAAATGTGAAAAATGTGACCACACATTCGCTACAGCCGAGGAGAAAGTTGAACACCGCAAAACGCACGGTCTGATGACGTATAAGTGCGATGAGTGTCCGCGTATGTTTCGTCGGCCGGGACGACTAGTTGTACACAAATACGAACACCTGCGCAAACGCGGCGAGACATTCCACGATTCAGATGATGACACGGCGACTACAAACACTGGCGATGCAGCTGACGGATCTGGACAGACATATGCATGTAAACAATGTGACCAGAAATACGCTAATAAATTCCTGCTGCGCGAACACCTGAATAGCGACCACGCGATTTTGTTGCCATACAATTGTAAGTACTGCACAGAGAGTTGTCCGACCGCATTGGCCAAGAAACAACACATGGCTGAACACCTGAAAGATAAAATCTGCGACGTTTGTGGCTGCGCGTTCATGACAACGGAGAAGATGATTCAGCACCGCGCGACACATGTCAGTCGCGTGCTGAAAGGCTTGGCACCGGTTGCACCGCATCGTGAACCGAATGCCAAGCCAGTGAGTCGCACAGTAAAATGCAACATATGCGAGCATGTGTTCTACAAGAACGCGAAGCTACGCGCACACTTACTCAATGTGCACGGCATTGTATTAAAGTTCAAATGTCGTCGATGCCCGCTGAAGTTTGTCACAATCGACGAGAAGTACGAACACGAACGCGGGCACCCTTTGCCGGTACACACATGCCCGCACTGCGGCAAATCGTTCAACCGCCCCTACAAGCTCAAGTGCCACATACGCACGCACACAAAAGAACCCCGCGACCCGAATGACCCAGCTGATGGCGTAAGGTACATGTGCGATGTTTGCGGTCGTGCACTGCGTTCGGCTGCGACATTCAAGCGCCACATGGAGCTTCACACACGTACTGGCGCCGAAACATACCCATGTAAAATATGCGGGAAGCTGTTCCGTTCACGTAGCTCGGTGTATTCGCACATTCGTGTGCACGATGCCAAGTACAACGAGTGTGAGATGTGCAACTTCACAACGCCGTACAAGTATCGTCTGCGTGACCACATCGCTGCCGTACATGTCAATGAACGCGCATTTGAGTGCCAGATCTGTCAGAAGGCATTTACACTCGAGAAACTGCTGAAGAATCATCAACGCTCATGTCACGGTCTCATCCAAGAGAATGGCGATTATATTCAACTGGAGTGGCCGTGTTCGCTGTGCGATAAGAAATTCACAGCCAAGCGGTACCTGGCGTTGCATCTGCATCGGCACGACATGCGCGCACAGGGTAAGAAGGAGTTTTTCTGTACGCTGTGCGACAAGGGCTTCACGGCGAAGAACTCGTTAAATGAACACATGAACATGCACACGGGCAAACGCCCGTACTCATGCCCCTTCTGCCCGCAGAAGTTCCCAAACTCGGCCGGGCTTTTCATGCACAAGAAGAAGATTCATCCGGATCTTGTCGGGCGACCGGCTAATtagaattcaattgaaatatgaacATGGTTAGTATTTGGACTaatatctatttcaacttggaGGACATCAGGTAGCCCACAGTCAGTTTTCGTGGTATATACCCGCTAAAAGTCTTAATAGGACCATAATGGGTCGACAGTTGaactaaaacatcaatttttaatccatactacactgtattgaaggaaTGCAAAAAGTCTTTAGAAATTGtgtttttttagcccacttgggactttagtcccagcgggctattgcgttcacttttcgttcgtccgtccgtcggtagacggaatccagttgttttgggaagttttgaagacgcttcaatgtaatgtcttgatatttgggttacacatgtatctaccctagacacatcttcagccctaaaactggccctgtcagaatcaagatggccgactggtagccattgttgttcgccaaaatcaacactttttatacatttttgaactttttgagtgaaattttgaagacgctttgatcaattaccttgatcttttggatatatgtgaatcccccagggcccatcagcataacaaaaattgggtcgatcagactcaagatggccatcctatgacctttttagtgcccaaaaatgtcaattttggcccgaattctaggtcctgtagcttcttactggtttgccatttctcattgcaatttgtgatgggtattctttggaaagggatgttttatacccgagacaggtatttttgatcagccaattatgacacaattggcggccatcttggtgtcatcagtactcattcgtaggtgggaaaaagtttttccacactAAATTCATAcgtaagcatattgtgttactatattcaattggaaagttgtagcccataacgtgttctatgattttggtgagtttcaaggtcattggtttttttgtatttggccaccaaggggcgttgaataatacaataacttagtatttctatattatatttgtacctatgcatattttgttacatcaatcaattgcaaagttgtagctcatgacatcttccatgattttggtgagtttttaaggacattagttattctatatggtcacccgaggggcgttgaatagtagaataacttagtatttcttttagattggtacctaggcatattttgttaccatgatcaattgcaaagttgtagctcacgacatcgtctatgattgtggtgagtttttaaggacattagttattccttatagtcaccagggggcgttgaatagtagaataacttagtatttccttattagattggtacctaggcatattttgttaccatgatcaattgcaaagttgtagctcatgacatgttctacgattgtggtgagttttaaggtcattgggttttgcatatggtcaccagggggcgttgaatagtagaataacttagtatttgcatattgaattggtaacgaggcatattttgttatcacaatcaattacaaaatcatagctgctgacatgttctatgattgtggtggatttcaaggtcatttgtttttgtatatggtcactagggggcgttatgtatcgaaattgttagattgttgagcatttgaaa
This genomic interval from Tubulanus polymorphus chromosome 8, tnTubPoly1.2, whole genome shotgun sequence contains the following:
- the LOC141910295 gene encoding uncharacterized protein LOC141910295; translation: MTSASESVVFELTDDVLGDYVRNRLELLDELVAHAPDNDWFRWCDKRQLLGRTCNANKQKKSAGTITEEKYFNILRSDAQETLAAEAPVEEIVKTTIQNLVKGRKRKCFVIAGDDVVAKEAIDRIVRTAVASSDTAKDAGVQVKGVTVEDEENEDVLYQCGQCDMRFPNRSEVLVHVQTHTSDAIYDLCNDCGYMGMCAQDLNAHACAGTIGTNTVPGTAIKQAHCPICNTPYSTVNYLRVHLRNMHQFTVLYACDRCPMRFETNAAKIAHSRATHVGRKHVCAYCPKTFQSPTLLYGHIAIRHKKKVIPAGSEVKGGANVHVVGSIADSEIIVGGVPGPSPDQSAPDVPLDGKGAKIGMELKPDCMRCGISFQSMSDYRNHVKNQHGNVHVCEFCGKAFKTFARYGKHIGTHTTRVLRGLAPVPDADAINKNNWYICDHCGKESYCLSHHRKHVLNVHKLLVRFKCERCGETFNSSAEKKAHRKRHAPITHPCTVCGATFARPALLRAHTRVHTPAAGPRSFICAECGKTLVNASALRVHRLRHHRATDTLLSHQCAQCELTFPDEASLCEHLDVHGSATLACPFSNNGCDYTANRNDLLEDHVIGVHKAPKIYPCATCGQMFALCEFANCHEYKCSKPKRTRVKAIKRPQPADWPCLLCDKVFPVRRYLTRHLKRHSGARPFKCDLCDKGFTTKSTLNEHKNLHSGEKPFVCSLCNVGFAYNATLRQHNRRHHPKQPSKEKYFGNSAPMTAKVDVDESKVFADQFLDNGSPEDDSIFDGGATSTMFDVPEETCESIPKFDNTEPDKLIYRCFQCGQDFETRVEIMIHIRSHSEVPIHDICQHCGQACVSADEMREHAATCVAPAAAALRRTASRKREKTAYTCTVCGERYQSLMYYRRHMANQHDVVVPYTCKKCGAEFATNVDKMLHLRTHQADDAHQCRHCGKTFKFQSLLFAHIDMYHAKIMIKNENNEYVVNEQALNIKMDDGAAVAASPVIGRPVVSSDNVENVPVIEGAAADTAEPTTAEIFGQEVPVSRIDIKSETNTEENEQEEVAMETASSADLEGDNENVIEDGVVKEEGEVNDSEVEIEDNDEKDDGDEDEGEDEMDDYVYNSDDEDSEDEMFCPIKQVENVNLNNVEDLEEIKMKMRQNLCPKCGAYLKKMADLRRHYQVNHGLNLPYFCSLCNDSAFATARHYNNHNVVVHNNTSAVDTDILTPASRKRNADRAPIQCDICKRKFSRWTLLRSHYLTAHGVKMQYKCEKCDHTFATAEEKVEHRKTHGLMTYKCDECPRMFRRPGRLVVHKYEHLRKRGETFHDSDDDTATTNTGDAADGSGQTYACKQCDQKYANKFLLREHLNSDHAILLPYNCKYCTESCPTALAKKQHMAEHLKDKICDVCGCAFMTTEKMIQHRATHVSRVLKGLAPVAPHREPNAKPVSRTVKCNICEHVFYKNAKLRAHLLNVHGIVLKFKCRRCPLKFVTIDEKYEHERGHPLPVHTCPHCGKSFNRPYKLKCHIRTHTKEPRDPNDPADGVRYMCDVCGRALRSAATFKRHMELHTRTGAETYPCKICGKLFRSRSSVYSHIRVHDAKYNECEMCNFTTPYKYRLRDHIAAVHVNERAFECQICQKAFTLEKLLKNHQRSCHGLIQENGDYIQLEWPCSLCDKKFTAKRYLALHLHRHDMRAQGKKEFFCTLCDKGFTAKNSLNEHMNMHTGKRPYSCPFCPQKFPNSAGLFMHKKKIHPDLVGRPAN